One window of the Larus michahellis chromosome 26, bLarMic1.1, whole genome shotgun sequence genome contains the following:
- the DMWD gene encoding dystrophia myotonica WD repeat-containing protein: protein MAAAAAAPGPGDGPAALPAQPLELKSQFRTREGSYRLLGPEPRPRAGPAATPGPSPPAAGPGPAAAPGSAAIPPVRLSMVRLTLPPAEEPGGPAERSRVCFNLGRELYFYGGAGSGGRGSRRSLDLHKPIDKRIYKGTQPTCHDFNQFTAAADTIALLVGFSAGQVQCLDLVKKDASKLFNEERLIDKTKVTFVKWLPETERLFLASHASGHLYLYDAEQPCGAAAPQYNLLTQGEGFSVFACKSKTPRNPLLKWAVGEGALNEFAFSPDGRSLACVSQDGCLRVFHFDSMLLQGMMKSYFGGLLCVCWSPDGRYVVTGGEDDLVTVWSFAEGRVVARGHGHKSWVNAVAFDPFTGAAQSPQPPELSGGEEEDEPADPLTRRSPAVTYRFGSAGQDTQFCLWDLTEDVLYPRLPLSRARTLTGSADAGIPVPGLPRSLSRSNSLPQPAGTGSARGPPPDVPPALSVGRFATLTLQERKGPSGAEKEHKRYHSLGNISRSGEKPPGGAGPRGRLDTAKVLGTALCPRIHEVPLLEPLVCKKIAHERLTVLLFLEDCIVTACQEGLICTWARPGKAGLSSQNGGSPSGTVV from the exons atggcggcggcggcggcggccccggggccgggtGATGGCCCCGCGGCGCTCCCGGCCCAGCCGCTGGAGCTGAAGAGCCAGTTCCGCACCCGCGAGGGCTCCTACCGGCTGCTGGGCCCCGAGCCGCGGCCccgagccggccccgccgccacccccggaCCGTCCCCGCCCGCTgccggcccgggccccgccgccgcccccggctcgGCCGCGATACCCCCGGTGCGGTTGTCTATGGTGCGACTGACGCTGCCGCCCGCCGAGGAACCCGGGGGCCCGGCCGAGCGCAGCCGGGTCTGCTTCAACCTGGGCCGAGAGCTCTACTTCTACGGTGGGGCCGGCTCCGGTGGTCGCGGCAGCCGCCGG TCGCTGGACCTTCACAAGCCCATCGACAAGCGCATTTACAAGGGGACGCAGCCGACCTGCCACGACTTCAACCAGTTCACGGCTGCTGCTGACACCATCGCCCTCCTTGTGGGCTTCTCCGCCGGGCAGGTCCAGTGCCTCGACCTCGTTAAGAAGGACGCCAGCAAGCTCTTTAACGAGGAG cgccTGATCGACAAGACGAAGGTGACCTTCGTCAAGTGGCTGCCGGAGACGGAGCGGCTCTTCCTGGCCTCGCACGCCAGCGGCCACCTCTACCTGTATGATGCCGAGCAGCCCTGCGGGGCCGCGGCCCCCCAGTACAACCTCCTGACGCAGGGCGAGGGCTTCAGCGTCTTCGCCTGCAAGAGCAAGACCCCCCGCAACCCCCTCCTCAAGTGGGCGGTGGGCGAGGGGGCCCTCAACGAGTTCGCCTTCTCGCCAGACGGGCGCTCGCTGGCCTGCGTCAGCCAGGACGGCTGCCTGCGCGTCTTCCACTTCGACTCCATGCTGCTGCAGGGCATGATGAAGAGCTATTTCGGGGGACTGCTCTGCGTCTGCTGGAGCCCCGACGGCCGTTACGTGGTGACGGGGGGAGAGGACGACCTGGTGACCGTCTGGTCCTTTGCTGAAGGGCGGGTGGTGGCCCGAGGTCACGGCCACAAGTCTTGGGTCAATGCCGTGGCCTTTGATCCCTTCACCGGGGCGgcgcagagcccccagccccccgagctgagcgggggtgaggaggaggacgAGCCCGCTGACCCCCTCACCCGCCGCTCCCCCGCTGTCACCTACCGCTTTGGCTCGGCTGGCCAGGACACCCAGTTCTGCCTGTGGGACCTGACCGAGGACGTCCTCTACCCCCGGCTTCCCCTCTCCCGCGCCCGGACCCTCACCGGATCGGCAGACGCCGGCATTCCCGTGCCAGGGCTGCCCCGCTCACTCTCCCGCTCCAACAGCCTTCCGCAGCCGGCGGGGACGGGCTCAGCCCGCGGCCCCCCGCCCGACGTCCCCCCGGCTCTCAGCGTCGGCCGCTTCGCCACCTTGACGCTGCAGGAACGCAAGGGACCCTCCGGTGCCGAGAAAGAACACAAACGCTACCACAGTTTGGGCAACATCAGCCGGAGCGGGGAGAAACCCCCTGGCGGGGCCGGCCCCCGGGGGCGGCTGGACACGGCCAAGGTGCTGGGGACGGCGCTGTGTCCCCGCATTCACGAGGTGCCGCTGCTGGAGCCCCTCGTCTGCAAGAAGATCGCCCACGAGCGGCTGACGGTGCTGCTCTTCCTGGAGGACTGCATCGTCACCGCCTGCCAGGAGGGACTCATCTGCACCTGGGCACGGCCCGGCAAGGCC GGACTGTCCTCGCAGAACGGCGGCTCTCCCAGCGGCACTGTGGTATAG
- the SYMPK gene encoding symplekin yields the protein MAGPGGAEGPSPRRSVASQFFSEEESGDGRSTSERVVDLLNQAALISTDSKITILKQVQELIINKDPTLLDNFLDEIIAFQADKSIEVRKFVVGFIEEACKRDIELLLKLIANLNMLLKDENVNVVKKAILTMTQLYKVALQWMVKSKVISELQEACWEMMAAMASDIILLLDSDNDGVRTHAIKFVEGLIITLSPRMADSDVPKRHENDISLERIPKDHPYIKYNVLWEEGKAALEQLLKFMVHPAISSINLTAALGSLATIARQRPMFMAEVIQAYETLHANLPPTLAKSQVSSVRKNLKLHLLSVLRHPSSGDFQPQITTLLVDLGTQQAEIARSMPSPRDTRKRPRDEPDATLKKMKIEPPLGEDDEDKDLEPPMVAAPKAAGQASVPSDTDITAEFLQPLLTPENVANLVLISMVYLPEAMPASFQATYTPVESAGTEAQIKHLARLMATQMTAAGLGPGVEQTKHLKEEPKEEKAAKPESVVIKRRLSALAQGQAISVLGAQGSAANLLEEEAPQAKRRPEPIIPATQPRLAGAGGRKKVFRLADVLKPLSDAQMEKLKLSAIKRILRAERAVACSGAAQARVKILASLVTQFEVPLKSEVLAFILDDVRGRLDLAFAWLFQEYNAYLSHLPAGSLERYDECLIGLLAGLQEKPDQKDGIFTKVVLEAPLITESALEVIRKYCEDESRTYLGMSTLRDLIFKRPSRQFQYLHVLLDLSSHEKDKVRQQALLFIKRMYEKDQLREYVEKFALNYLQLLVHPNPPSVLFGADKDTEVAAPWTEETIKQCLYLYLALLPHNHKLIHELASVYTEAIADIKRTVLRVIEQPIRGMGMNSPELLLLVENCPKGAETLVTRCLHSLTDKVPPSPELVKRVRDLYHKRLPDVRFLIPVLNGLEKKEVIQALPKLIKLNPIVVKEVFNRLLGTQHGDGSSAVSPLNPGELLIALHNIDSSKCDMKSIIKATNLCFAERNVYTSEVLAVVMQQLMEQSPLPMLLMRTVIQALTMYPRLGGFVMNILSRLIMKQVWKYPKVWEGFIKCCQRTKPQSFQVVLQLPPPQLAAIFDKCPELREPLLSHVRALTPHQQAHIPLSTMAILEASTRHEPDAREGPPGEEKPPKRPNEEEAKGKAAAAAPGGGPSTGAPPAPSEAPPELGGADLEPPPIFISVPEDEESSGGAGSPPDATLEPPAAPPKDPPATAEPPAAAPPLAEAAPGSPPSSEPPPPGTQSPEVPPGGAPEAPAGPAEG from the exons atggcggggccggggggggctgagggccccagcccccgccgcagcGTGGCCTCCCAGTTCTTCAGCGAGGAGGAGAGCGGGGACGGACGGAGCACCTCGGAACGG GTGGTGGATCTCCTCAACCAGGCGGCCTTGATCAGCACTGACTCCAAGATCACCATCCTCAAGCAG gtgcaggagctgATCATCAACAAGGACCCCACGCTGCTGGACAACTTCTTGGat GAGATCATCGCCTTCCAGGCTGACAAGTCCATCGAGGTGCGGAAGTTTGTGGTGGGCTTCATCGAGGAGGCGTG caagcGGGACATCGAGCTGCTGCTCAAACTGATCGCCAACCTCAACATGCTGCTGAAGGATGAGAACGTCAACGTGGTGAAGAAGGCCATCCTCACCATGACCCAGCTCTACAAGGTGGCCCTGCAG tgGATGGTGAAGTCGAAGGTGATCAGCGAGCTGCAGGAGGCTTGCTGGGAGATGATGGCGGCCATGGCCAGCGACATCATCCTCCTCCTGGACTCGGACAACGACGGCGTCCGCACCCACGCCATCAAGTTTGTGGAGGGGCTCATCATCACCCTCTCGCCCCGCATGGCCGACTCTGACGTCCCCAAGCGCCACGAGAACGACATCAGCCTGGAGCGCATTCCCAAGGACCACCCCTACATCAAATACA ACGTGCTGTGGGAGGAGGGCAAGGCCGCCCTGGAGCAGCTCCTCAAGTTCATGGTGCACCCGGCCATCTCCAGCATCAACCTGACGGCCGCGCTGGGCTCCCTGGCCACCATCGCCCGCCAGCGGCCCATGTTCATGGCCGAGGTCATCCAAGCCTATGAGACCCTCCACG CCAACCTGCCCCCCACCCTGGCCAAGTCGCAGGTGAGCAGTGTCCGTAAGAACCTGAAGCTGCACCTCCTGAGCGTCCTGCGGCACCCGTCCTCGGGGGACTTCCAGCCCCAGATCACCACCCTCCTCGTCGACCTGGGCACCCAGCAGGCCGAGATTGCCCGCAGCATGCCCAGCCCCCGTGACACCCGCAAACGACCCCGTGACGAGCCCGACGCCACCCTCAAGAAAATGAAGATTG AACCCCCCCTGGGTGAGGACGACGAGGACAAGGACCTGGAGCCGCCGATGGTGGCGGCCCCCAAAGCTGCCGGCCAAGCCAGCGTCCCCTCGGACACGGACATCACCGCCGAGTTCCTGCAGCCGCTGCTCACCCCGGAGAACGTCGCCAACCTG GTGCTGATCAGCATGGTGTACCTGCCCGAGGCCATGCCCGCCTCCTTTCAGGCCACCTACACCCCCGTGGAGTCGGCCGGCACCGAGGCGCAGATCAAGCACCTGGCCCGGCTCATGGCCACCCAGATGACAGCGGCGGGGCTCGGCCCGG GCGTGGAACAGACGAAGCACCTGAAGGAGGAGCCGAAGGAGGAGAAGGCGGCCAAGCCGGAGAGCGTGGTGATCAAACGGCGGCTCTCGGCgctggcccagggccaggccaTCTCGGTGCTGGGTGCCCAAGGCTCGGCTGCCAACCTGCTGGAGGAGGAAGCCCCCCAAGCCAAGCGTCGCCCCGAGCCCATCATCCCGGCCACGCAACCCCG GCTGGCGGGCGCCGGCGGCCGCAAGAAGGTTTTCCGCCTGGCTGACGTCCTGAAGCCGCTGAGCGACGCGCAGATGGAGAAGCTGAAGCTGAGCGCCATCAAGCGCATCCTGCGCGCCGAGCGCGCCGTGGCCTGCAGTGGGGCTGCCCAG GCCCGCGTGAAGATCTTGGCTTCGCTGGTGACGCAGTTCGAGGTGCCGCTGAAGAGTGAGGTGCTGGCCTTCATCCTCGACGACGTCCGCGGCCGCCTGGACCTGGCCTTTGCCTGGCTCTTCCAGGAGTACAACGCCTACCTGAGCCACCTCCCCGCCGGCAGCCTGGAGCGCTACGACGAGTGTCTCATCGGGCTCCTCGCCGGCCTCCAGGAGAAGCCTGACCAGAAGGACGG GATTTTCACCAAAGTGGTGCTGGAGGCGCCGCTGATCACCGAGAGCGCCCTGGAGGTCATCCGCAAGTACTGCGAGGACGAG agccgGACCTACCTGGGCATGTCCACGCTGCGCGACCTCATCTTCAAGCGGCCGTCGCGGCAGTTCCAGTACCTCCACGTCCTACTGGACCTCAGCTCCCATGAGAAGGACAAG GTCCGCCAGCAGGCCCTGCTCTTCATCAAGCGCATGTACGAGAAGGACCAGCTACGGGAGTATGTGGAGAAGTTCGCCCTCAACTACCTGCAGCTCCTGGTGCACCCCAACCCACCCTCTGTCCTCTTCGGGGCTGACAAGGACACGG AGGTGGCCGCGCCGTGGACGGAGGAGACCATCAAGCAGTGCCTCTACCTCTACCTGGCGCTGCTGCCCCACAACCACAAGCTCATCCATGAGTTGGCGTCCGTCTACACCGAGGCCATCGCCGACATCAAGCGCACCGTCCTGCGGGTCATCGAGCAGCCG ATCCGGGGGATGGGGATGAACTCGcccgagctgctgctgctggtggagaaCTGCCCCAAGGGAGCCGAGACGCTGGTGACGCGCTGCCTGCACAGCCTGACGGACAAAG TGCCCCCCTCGCCCGAGCTGGTGAAGAGGGTCCGTGATCTCTATCACAAACGGCTGCCGGACGTGAGGTTCCTCATCCCTGTCCTCAACGGGCTGGAGAAG AAAGAGGTGATCCAGGCCCTGCCCAAACTCATCAAGCTCAACCCCATTGTGGTCAAGGAGGTCTTCAACCGCCTGCTGGGGACACAGCACG GTGACGGCTCCTCGGCCGTGTCCCCGCTGAACCCGGGGGAGCTGCTGATCGCCCTGCACAACATCGACTCCTCCAAGTGCGACATGAAGTCCATCATCAAGG CCACCAACCTGTGCTTCGCCGAGCGCAACGTGTACACCTCGGAGGTGCTGGCGGTGGTGATGCAGCAGCTGATGGAGCAGAGCCCCCTGCCCATGCTGCTCATGCGCACCGTCATCCAGGCCCTCACCATGTACCCCCGCCTGGGCGGCTTCGTCATGAACATCCTCTCCCGCCTCATCATGAAGCAG gtGTGGAAGTACCCCAAGGTGTGGGAGGGGTTCATCAAGTGCTGCCAGCGCACGAAGCCCCAGTCCTTCCAGGTGGTGCtgcagctgccccccccccagctggccGCCATCTTCGACAAGTGCCCTGAGCTGCGGGAGCCGCTGCTCAGCCACGTCCGGGCCCTCACCCCCCACCAg CAAGCCCACATCCCGCTCTCCACCATGGCCATCCTGGAGGCTTCCACCCGCCACGAGCCCGACGCCCGGGAGGGGCCCCCTGGAGAg gagaAGCCCCCGAAGCGGCCCAATGAGGAGGAGGCAAAGGGGAAGGCAGCCGccgcagcgccgggggggggtcccagcacaggggccccccctgccccctccgaAGCACCCCCCGAGCTGGGGGGGGCCGATCTCGAGCCCCCCCCCATCTTCATCAGTGTCCCCGAGGATGAGGAGAGCTCAGGGGGGGCCGGGTCCCCCCCTGATGCCACCctggagccccccgccgccccccccaag GACCCCCCCGCCACCGCGGAGCCCCCCGCAGCGGCCCCCCCCCTGGCCGAggcagcccctggcagccccccctCCTCGGAGCCGCCCCCACCGGGCACCCAGAGCCCCGAAgtgcccccggggggggcccccgaagcccccgcggggccggcagaaggctga